The Alphaproteobacteria bacterium GM7ARS4 genome includes a region encoding these proteins:
- the guaB gene encoding IMP dehydrogenase gives MSHERHEAGEALAFDDVLLLPQASDVLPSDTNTSSHFSRHIPLHVPLVSAAMDTVTESAMAIAMAREGGIGVIHKNLSIERHVEEVRRVKKYESGIVVDPLTIHPDQSLEEALSLQRQHNISGIPVVSRDKGTLVGILTNRDMRFVDNPKTQVKDVMTTSNLVTAKRDISSEQAMHLLHKHRIEKLLVVDSDYRCVGLITVKDIEKSAAFPYASKDSTGRLCVAAAVGVRGDYMERARQLVAAAVDALVIDSAHGHSHYVVEAARSLRQCYKDVDIVAGNVVTPQAARALIAVGVDGVKLGIGPGSICTTRIMAGVGLPQLTAILETAPLCRQHAIPLIADGGVRHSGDIAKALAAGADSVMVGSLFAGTKESPGETFLYQGRHYKVYRGMGSMAAMKEGGGERYFQGDAPYGQESYEKKWIPEGVEGQVPLRGTLRDVVYQMVGGLKTAMGYVGAATLSRLRERAVFRRMSRAGFQEGHVHDVTVVREAPNYPTRSS, from the coding sequence ATGTCGCATGAGCGTCATGAGGCTGGGGAAGCTCTTGCGTTTGATGATGTGTTGTTGCTTCCGCAAGCGTCTGATGTTCTTCCCAGCGATACGAATACATCGAGTCATTTTTCGCGTCATATTCCTCTCCATGTGCCTCTTGTGTCGGCGGCGATGGACACGGTGACGGAGAGTGCCATGGCCATTGCGATGGCGCGGGAAGGCGGGATTGGCGTCATTCACAAAAACCTCAGTATTGAGCGTCACGTCGAGGAAGTTCGGCGCGTCAAGAAATACGAGTCAGGCATTGTCGTTGACCCATTGACGATCCATCCAGACCAATCTCTTGAGGAGGCGCTCTCCTTACAGCGACAGCACAACATTTCTGGCATTCCCGTTGTCTCACGGGACAAAGGCACGCTTGTGGGTATTCTCACCAATCGTGATATGCGTTTTGTGGATAATCCCAAGACACAGGTGAAGGATGTTATGACGACATCGAATCTTGTGACGGCGAAGAGGGACATCAGTTCCGAGCAAGCCATGCATCTGTTGCATAAGCATCGCATCGAGAAATTGTTGGTGGTGGATAGCGATTACCGCTGTGTTGGTTTGATAACGGTGAAGGATATTGAGAAATCGGCTGCCTTTCCCTATGCCAGCAAGGATTCGACGGGTCGTCTCTGTGTGGCGGCGGCGGTAGGTGTTCGTGGCGACTATATGGAGCGTGCGCGCCAGTTGGTGGCGGCGGCGGTGGATGCTCTTGTCATTGATTCGGCTCATGGTCATAGCCATTATGTTGTGGAGGCTGCCCGTTCATTGCGTCAATGCTATAAGGATGTGGATATTGTGGCAGGGAATGTCGTGACGCCGCAAGCGGCACGTGCGCTCATTGCTGTTGGTGTGGATGGCGTCAAATTGGGGATAGGGCCGGGCTCTATCTGTACGACGCGGATCATGGCGGGGGTTGGTTTGCCGCAGCTGACGGCGATTTTAGAGACGGCGCCTCTCTGTCGACAGCATGCGATTCCCTTGATTGCCGATGGAGGCGTGCGCCATTCTGGCGATATTGCCAAAGCGTTGGCGGCGGGGGCTGATAGTGTCATGGTGGGTTCTCTCTTTGCGGGGACGAAGGAGAGTCCGGGCGAGACGTTCCTTTATCAAGGACGCCATTACAAAGTCTATAGGGGCATGGGGTCGATGGCGGCGATGAAGGAAGGGGGCGGCGAGCGCTATTTTCAGGGGGATGCGCCTTACGGGCAGGAGTCCTATGAGAAAAAGTGGATTCCCGAGGGGGTGGAGGGGCAAGTGCCTTTACGCGGGACGTTGCGTGATGTGGTGTATCAGATGGTGGGTGGGCTCAAGACGGCGATGGGCTATGTGGGGGCAGCGACCCTCAGTCGCCTACGAGAGAGGGCTGTCTTTAGGCGCATGAGCCGTGCTGGGTTTCAAGAGGGCCATGTCCATGATGTGACGGTTGTGCGTGAGGCGCCTAACTATCCGACTCGTTCTTCTTAG
- a CDS encoding PQQ-dependent catabolism-associated beta-propeller protein, producing the protein MQIPTRNALLFTLALITSYGISPYGMSHVAEGAIAYVTNEKDNTVSIVDVDKGALIRHVDVGRRPRGIILSADKKHIYICASDDDRVEIRDAETLKLIRYLPSGPDPELFILHPDGRTLFIANEDDNMVTVVDVPEQMVIEEIPVGVEPEGMGINPKGSILVNTSETTNMAHFIDTQNLDVIHNTLVDARPRVSIYNKEGTEVWVSSEVGGTVSIINPQTYAIDHVIRFDIPGVNDEAIQPVGVRLTDDGRYAFVALGPANRIAVIDQKTKDVITYLLVGQRVWQLAFTPDQKKIVSTNGVSNDISIIDVDDLKVIKSVRVGRFPWGVVIK; encoded by the coding sequence ATGCAGATACCGACAAGAAACGCCCTTCTCTTCACCCTCGCCCTGATAACGTCCTATGGCATATCCCCCTATGGCATGTCCCACGTGGCAGAAGGCGCTATCGCCTATGTGACCAACGAAAAAGATAATACCGTCTCCATCGTCGACGTGGATAAAGGCGCATTGATACGCCACGTGGATGTGGGAAGACGCCCAAGAGGGATCATTCTCAGCGCCGACAAAAAACACATCTATATATGCGCCAGTGATGACGACAGAGTCGAAATACGCGACGCCGAGACATTAAAACTCATCCGCTATCTCCCCTCAGGGCCCGACCCCGAACTCTTTATCCTTCACCCCGATGGACGCACCCTGTTTATCGCCAATGAAGATGATAACATGGTCACCGTCGTCGATGTGCCAGAACAGATGGTCATCGAAGAAATCCCCGTCGGCGTCGAGCCAGAAGGCATGGGCATTAACCCCAAAGGCTCTATCCTCGTCAATACCTCTGAGACAACCAATATGGCGCACTTTATCGATACCCAAAACCTCGACGTCATCCATAATACCCTCGTCGATGCGCGCCCTCGTGTCTCCATCTATAACAAAGAAGGAACAGAAGTCTGGGTCTCGTCAGAGGTTGGCGGCACCGTCTCTATCATCAACCCGCAAACATACGCCATCGACCATGTCATACGATTCGATATCCCCGGCGTCAATGATGAAGCCATACAACCCGTCGGCGTGCGCCTGACAGATGACGGGCGCTATGCCTTCGTCGCCTTAGGCCCTGCCAACCGCATCGCCGTCATCGACCAAAAAACAAAAGACGTCATCACCTATCTTCTCGTCGGCCAAAGGGTGTGGCAACTCGCCTTTACCCCCGACCAGAAAAAAATTGTCAGCACCAATGGCGTCAGCAATGACATCTCCATTATCGATGTGGATGACCTCAAAGTCATCAAATCCGTCAGGGTGGGACGCTTCCCATGGGGAGTCGTCATCAAATAA
- a CDS encoding SurA N-terminal domain-containing protein, whose translation MMLLQSITGWLERGVTRLLFLLLSLLLVMSFALWGVGDIFTSSNRDVVVAKVGSVEIRGDDFLRLYSVQTEKVREALGREMDYDMGKTLGFVDTVMSDLVERALFDQASLDLGLAASDRAARQAIFSAPEFHDERGLFSEIKFRQVLNENFYTEESFVEGLRQDIRRRQLTHAIAGFLDIPETILHSVVALRAQARRGRSMLLPLESVPLPKVPSLDEQKAWYEEHKEQFVAPPYRHVRLLSLDVRDMEEDMAIDEARLRALYKERRGYAYTKPEKRDIYQILSDDEETLRRAITLIRGGQDFLETAATLFDMEEKDAELGWNTKQEVIADLADDVFSLEKGEVSDALKSPFGWHAILVNNIEEEVVRPYEEVRDLIRQEILLDEGMDAVFDLYGQIEDAFAGGGTLEDASHVVNIPLQDIPAIDEQGHHPQGEAVDVPLTENDRVRFLRLAFDLPLDETSHVVETETGLFVLRVDGEEPERQREFAEAQQDVIASIQHARRKDILTARANAIVTAVNKGERLETFAQRYKSNIVPLKPFTRSNFVEEEVPGEMVEKLFNAEEGDAVFADVKGDAYMIAVLEEIIEADVDNREKADPIVESLAGALRRDLMTQYARYLRSIYSVSIFERAIEELL comes from the coding sequence ATGATGTTATTGCAATCTATCACTGGTTGGCTTGAAAGGGGCGTGACTCGTCTTCTTTTTCTGTTGTTGAGTCTTCTTCTTGTGATGAGTTTTGCCCTTTGGGGTGTTGGCGATATTTTCACATCGTCCAATCGCGATGTTGTCGTGGCGAAGGTTGGTTCTGTGGAGATAAGGGGTGATGACTTTTTGCGCCTCTATAGTGTGCAGACCGAGAAGGTGCGTGAGGCGCTGGGGCGGGAGATGGATTATGACATGGGGAAGACGCTAGGATTTGTGGACACGGTGATGTCGGATTTAGTGGAGCGTGCGTTGTTTGACCAAGCGTCTCTCGATTTGGGGTTGGCGGCGAGTGATAGGGCGGCGCGCCAAGCCATTTTTTCTGCGCCTGAATTCCATGACGAGCGTGGTTTATTCAGTGAGATTAAGTTTCGCCAAGTCCTTAATGAGAATTTTTACACGGAGGAGAGTTTTGTCGAGGGGTTGCGTCAAGATATTCGTCGCCGTCAGCTGACGCATGCCATTGCTGGTTTTTTAGACATTCCCGAGACAATTCTTCATAGTGTCGTGGCGTTGCGCGCTCAAGCCCGTCGTGGTCGTAGTATGCTGTTGCCCCTTGAGTCTGTTCCTCTGCCGAAGGTCCCTTCTCTCGATGAACAGAAGGCGTGGTATGAAGAGCATAAGGAGCAATTCGTAGCACCCCCCTATCGTCATGTGCGTCTTTTGTCTCTGGATGTGCGTGATATGGAGGAGGATATGGCTATTGACGAAGCGCGTTTACGCGCCCTCTACAAGGAAAGGCGAGGCTATGCCTATACAAAGCCCGAGAAGCGCGACATCTACCAAATACTCAGCGACGATGAAGAGACATTACGCCGTGCCATCACGCTTATCAGAGGCGGTCAGGATTTTCTGGAAACGGCGGCGACATTATTCGATATGGAGGAAAAAGATGCCGAACTGGGATGGAACACAAAGCAAGAGGTGATCGCCGACCTTGCCGATGACGTGTTCTCTCTTGAGAAGGGTGAAGTCAGTGATGCTTTGAAGTCGCCTTTTGGCTGGCATGCCATTCTTGTCAACAATATCGAGGAAGAGGTTGTGCGTCCTTATGAAGAGGTGCGCGACCTCATACGTCAGGAGATTCTGTTGGATGAAGGCATGGATGCCGTGTTTGACCTCTATGGACAGATAGAGGATGCCTTTGCTGGCGGTGGGACGTTGGAGGATGCCTCTCATGTTGTCAATATCCCCCTTCAGGACATTCCCGCCATTGATGAACAGGGACATCATCCACAGGGCGAGGCGGTGGATGTGCCTCTCACCGAGAATGATAGGGTGCGTTTCCTACGTCTTGCGTTTGATTTACCTCTTGATGAAACAAGCCATGTTGTGGAGACAGAAACGGGGCTTTTTGTCTTGCGTGTCGATGGTGAAGAACCAGAGCGCCAAAGAGAATTTGCGGAGGCGCAACAAGACGTCATCGCGTCCATACAGCATGCGAGGCGGAAAGACATTCTGACGGCGCGCGCTAACGCCATTGTCACTGCTGTCAATAAAGGAGAACGTTTAGAGACATTTGCCCAACGTTATAAGAGTAACATCGTCCCTCTCAAGCCGTTCACCCGTTCCAATTTTGTCGAGGAAGAGGTGCCGGGGGAGATGGTCGAGAAGCTCTTCAATGCTGAGGAGGGCGATGCCGTCTTTGCCGACGTGAAAGGCGATGCCTATATGATTGCTGTCCTTGAAGAGATTATCGAGGCGGACGTGGATAATAGGGAGAAGGCAGACCCCATTGTCGAGTCGCTGGCGGGTGCTTTGCGTCGCGACCTCATGACGCAATATGCGCGTTATTTACGCTCGATATATTCTGTGTCTATTTTTGAGCGCGCCATAGAAGAGCTCTTATGA
- a CDS encoding ABC transporter substrate-binding protein — translation MSLFSLCSHEAHHERGRAFPVPVLCVLCLAIGCVALGVISVSDHAFARALSEEELEQRRQADEKRRLEREKRREAQGRTPLKAPVHAVHTIGILVREKDIPPALSNLDPIIQREGFYGAQIAIEDNNTTGVFIGHDYRLEEVFVPLEDDVVASFRQLAQKTDYILLAVEKETLLTLADTEEAQGKILFNISARDDTLRNDACRPNVLHVIPSDAMRADAIIQFLVYKGWKEWLLIRGSEQDDEAFANALKRAASKFGGDIVEEKIWDSEADIRRTAKAEIPLFTKHAPPHDVMLMADVRGRFGEYVLWNSWRPTLMAGSQGLVATSWHRTHERWGAAQMQNRFRRTARRWMGEWDYAAWVAVRSVGETLTRISKKDAIPSPQDVLAYMQSEEFAIAAYKGIKVTYRPWNGQLRQPILLASPRSIVAVAPMAGYLHPLTPLDTLGTDEPLSTCQP, via the coding sequence ATGTCTCTATTTTCCTTATGCTCTCATGAGGCTCATCATGAGAGGGGGCGCGCTTTCCCCGTCCCCGTCCTGTGTGTCCTATGCCTCGCCATAGGGTGTGTTGCCTTAGGAGTCATCTCTGTGTCCGACCATGCCTTTGCTCGCGCTTTGTCCGAAGAAGAGCTAGAACAGCGTCGCCAAGCAGATGAAAAAAGACGACTGGAGAGGGAAAAAAGACGCGAAGCCCAAGGCAGAACACCGCTCAAAGCCCCTGTGCATGCCGTCCATACCATCGGTATCCTCGTTAGAGAAAAGGATATTCCACCCGCCCTCTCTAATCTTGACCCCATCATTCAGAGGGAGGGCTTCTATGGCGCGCAAATCGCTATCGAAGACAACAATACGACTGGCGTCTTTATCGGCCATGACTATCGTCTGGAAGAGGTCTTTGTCCCCCTAGAAGACGATGTCGTGGCGTCATTTCGCCAACTGGCGCAAAAAACCGATTATATCTTGCTTGCCGTAGAGAAAGAGACTCTCCTCACCCTTGCTGACACAGAAGAAGCGCAAGGAAAAATCTTGTTTAATATCTCAGCAAGAGACGACACCTTACGCAACGACGCATGCCGACCCAATGTCCTGCATGTGATACCGAGCGACGCCATGCGCGCCGACGCCATCATCCAATTTCTTGTCTATAAAGGGTGGAAAGAGTGGCTTCTTATCAGGGGAAGCGAACAAGACGATGAAGCCTTTGCCAATGCCCTCAAAAGAGCCGCCTCGAAATTTGGCGGTGATATTGTCGAAGAAAAAATATGGGACTCGGAAGCCGATATAAGGCGCACAGCAAAGGCAGAAATCCCCCTCTTCACAAAACACGCCCCACCCCATGACGTCATGCTCATGGCAGACGTCAGAGGGAGATTCGGTGAATATGTTCTCTGGAATAGTTGGCGACCAACACTCATGGCAGGCAGTCAAGGGCTTGTCGCCACGTCATGGCATCGCACCCACGAACGATGGGGCGCAGCGCAAATGCAAAATCGTTTCCGCCGCACCGCCCGCCGTTGGATGGGCGAATGGGATTATGCCGCATGGGTTGCCGTGCGGTCGGTAGGAGAAACACTCACACGCATCAGCAAAAAAGACGCCATCCCCTCGCCCCAAGATGTCCTCGCCTATATGCAAAGCGAAGAATTCGCTATCGCCGCCTATAAAGGAATCAAAGTCACCTATCGCCCATGGAATGGACAATTGCGCCAGCCTATCTTGCTCGCATCGCCCCGCTCCATCGTCGCCGTCGCGCCCATGGCGGGATACTTGCATCCCCTCACGCCATTGGATACGTTAGGAACAGACGAACCCCTCTCCACATGTCAACCCTAA
- the hisH gene encoding imidazole glycerol phosphate synthase subunit HisH, with product MNRTIALIDYGSGNIHSACKACERVLREETLFKGSVLSAKEPTALEDASHIILPGVGAFADCLSRLGGRQGAWAQALERHVREKGKAFLGICVGMQLLATQGFEFGCHQGLGWLDGVIRPFSFPSDVRHAMKIPHMGWNALHVRDDKRHHPLFKDIRDGSDVYFVHSYHLHEMKDEDIFADCLYGARFPAWVGYDNIIGTQFHPEKSQHVGLTFLRNFIRWTP from the coding sequence ATGAACAGGACGATAGCGCTTATCGACTACGGGTCGGGCAACATTCATTCGGCATGCAAGGCATGTGAGCGGGTTTTACGTGAGGAGACTCTGTTCAAGGGCTCTGTCCTATCTGCCAAAGAGCCCACAGCCTTAGAGGATGCGAGCCATATTATCCTACCGGGGGTTGGCGCTTTTGCTGATTGTTTGTCTCGTCTTGGGGGGCGCCAAGGCGCATGGGCGCAGGCGTTGGAGAGGCATGTGCGGGAAAAAGGCAAGGCGTTCTTAGGCATATGTGTTGGCATGCAGCTCTTAGCGACTCAAGGCTTTGAGTTTGGGTGTCATCAAGGGTTAGGGTGGCTGGATGGTGTGATACGTCCGTTTTCCTTTCCATCGGACGTCCGTCACGCCATGAAAATTCCCCATATGGGGTGGAACGCCCTTCATGTGCGCGACGACAAGAGGCATCACCCTCTTTTTAAGGATATACGTGATGGTTCTGATGTGTATTTCGTCCACTCTTACCACCTCCATGAGATGAAGGATGAGGATATTTTTGCCGATTGTCTCTATGGCGCGCGCTTTCCCGCATGGGTTGGCTATGACAATATCATTGGCACGCAATTTCATCCAGAGAAGAGTCAGCATGTGGGATTGACGTTCTTGCGTAATTTCATACGTTGGACTCCATGA
- the hisB gene encoding imidazoleglycerol-phosphate dehydratase HisB, protein MTRRTASFQRKTKETDIQGALTLDGEGVYDIETGIGFLDHMLEQWAWHGMMDVSIKAQGDIHVDCHHMAEDVGLALGDALARSLGEKKGIMRYGSVLSPMDDALVMVVVDCSGRGWLGWDVRFADERIGGLATSSLREFCKAFADRSHITLHVRLLCGVNDHHIAEAIFKGLGRALRHAVAIDGRQKDRIPSTKGQL, encoded by the coding sequence ATGACACGACGCACCGCCTCTTTTCAGCGTAAGACGAAAGAGACAGATATTCAAGGCGCGCTCACATTGGATGGTGAGGGTGTCTATGATATTGAGACGGGTATCGGCTTTTTAGACCATATGCTCGAGCAATGGGCGTGGCATGGCATGATGGATGTCTCCATCAAAGCCCAAGGCGACATCCATGTGGATTGTCATCACATGGCGGAAGATGTGGGGCTTGCCTTAGGGGATGCTTTGGCGCGCTCTTTAGGCGAGAAAAAAGGGATTATGCGCTATGGCTCTGTGCTTTCACCGATGGATGATGCGTTGGTGATGGTGGTGGTGGATTGCTCTGGGCGTGGGTGGCTTGGGTGGGATGTTCGATTCGCTGATGAACGGATAGGCGGCTTAGCCACATCATCGCTCAGGGAGTTCTGTAAAGCCTTTGCCGACCGTAGTCACATCACGCTCCATGTGCGTTTGCTCTGTGGGGTGAATGACCATCACATTGCCGAAGCCATTTTTAAGGGACTGGGGCGCGCCTTACGTCATGCTGTGGCCATCGATGGGCGACAAAAGGACCGCATTCCCTCGACAAAGGGACAATTATAG
- a CDS encoding 1-(5-phosphoribosyl)-5-[(5-phosphoribosylamino)methylideneamino] imidazole-4-carboxamide isomerase, which produces MPSIIVYPAIDMRGGRCVRLRQGDFSQETVYHHDIVAQARFFWEKGARWLHMVDLDGAVKGQGVNSRHVEAVLAACPGLNIQLGGGIRSVEDAERWLEKGVAHVVFGTFIAVLIECRDGGGRVVSEFASLCARYRGRINVSLDCRGRCLAYGGWKEQSAVSLSHAVDVLKDYEVAAIIYTDIHRDGVLAGPDIEGLSYLASLTDIPLIASGGIRSLDDMRCLATSGVKTLRGIISGRAFYAHHVAIEEVLSLYPHA; this is translated from the coding sequence ATGCCCTCGATAATTGTGTATCCCGCCATTGATATGCGAGGGGGGCGTTGTGTGCGTTTGCGTCAAGGGGATTTTTCCCAAGAGACGGTGTATCACCATGACATTGTTGCCCAGGCGCGTTTTTTTTGGGAGAAGGGGGCGCGGTGGTTGCATATGGTCGATTTAGATGGTGCGGTGAAGGGACAAGGCGTGAATAGTCGTCATGTTGAGGCGGTCTTAGCGGCATGTCCTGGGCTCAATATCCAGTTGGGGGGAGGTATACGTAGCGTTGAGGATGCGGAGAGGTGGCTTGAGAAGGGTGTTGCCCATGTCGTTTTTGGCACATTCATAGCAGTGCTGATAGAATGTCGTGATGGGGGTGGGCGTGTGGTCTCGGAATTTGCGTCTCTCTGTGCGCGCTATCGGGGGCGCATCAATGTGTCGTTGGATTGTCGTGGGCGCTGTCTTGCCTATGGTGGTTGGAAGGAGCAGAGCGCCGTTTCTCTGTCTCATGCGGTGGATGTGCTGAAGGACTACGAGGTGGCCGCCATCATTTATACCGACATTCATCGAGATGGCGTGCTGGCGGGGCCTGACATAGAGGGTCTTTCTTATCTTGCCAGTCTGACGGATATTCCGTTGATTGCCTCTGGCGGTATTCGTTCCCTTGACGATATGCGTTGTTTGGCGACAAGTGGGGTCAAGACATTGCGTGGTATCATTAGCGGGCGCGCCTTTTATGCCCATCATGTCGCTATCGAGGAGGTGCTCAGCCTCTATCCCCATGCTTAA
- a CDS encoding chorismate-binding protein, with protein MLRAPSSCYEEFASRWQDKGCAIVWRTLCSDTLTPVAALMRLGKDKAWTFLLESASHGGTERGRYSAIGIDPDRVWRCSGNRAVLWDFTDATPRLVPQGDDALASLRRFIEESQMDIPDGMPSILAGVFGYMGYDMAHLMERIRREDTHPQDNGLGIDDSLLMRPQRMLVFDWVEGVLFIAFLCWRRAHQTAESARLVWERANSAIDETISVVNAGQNAGQGDDAMFMVKDLKDVGGHAMETLFSNVASNMTREAFCEKVDHVKDYIHAGDIFQLVLSQRFSIDYHGTAFAFYRALRRLNPSPFLFYFHFDDMAVVGASPELLVRLHRSVVTIRPVAGTRPRGANVAEDERLRRELEHDPKECAEHLMLLDLGRNDVGRVAEGGSVSVTERMVVEKYSHVMHIVSNVEGRCLPHCHALDVLMAGFPAGTLSGAPKIRAMEIIDMMEPCMRGLYGGGVGYFSANGDLDSCIALRTAIIKDGKLYIQAGGGIVADSLAPNEYEETRNKARALLHAARESVLFEEP; from the coding sequence ATGTTGCGCGCGCCGTCATCATGTTATGAAGAGTTTGCCTCACGCTGGCAGGACAAGGGATGTGCCATTGTGTGGCGCACATTATGTTCTGATACACTGACGCCCGTGGCGGCATTGATGCGTCTGGGGAAGGACAAGGCGTGGACATTTTTATTGGAATCAGCATCCCATGGCGGGACGGAACGAGGACGTTACTCCGCCATTGGCATTGACCCCGATAGGGTGTGGCGTTGTTCGGGCAATCGCGCTGTCCTATGGGACTTTACAGACGCGACGCCTCGCCTTGTGCCACAAGGCGACGATGCGTTGGCGTCGCTGAGGCGTTTCATTGAGGAGTCACAGATGGACATTCCCGATGGGATGCCGTCTATTCTTGCTGGTGTCTTTGGTTATATGGGCTATGACATGGCACATCTCATGGAGCGTATCCGCCGTGAGGACACCCATCCTCAGGACAATGGCTTGGGAATCGATGACAGCCTATTGATGCGTCCACAGCGTATGCTTGTCTTTGATTGGGTTGAGGGTGTCTTATTCATTGCTTTTCTTTGTTGGCGTCGTGCTCACCAAACTGCCGAGTCGGCGCGTCTGGTGTGGGAGCGTGCCAACAGCGCCATTGATGAGACCATCTCAGTCGTGAATGCTGGACAAAATGCTGGACAGGGCGATGACGCCATGTTCATGGTCAAGGACCTCAAGGATGTGGGCGGGCATGCGATGGAGACACTTTTTTCCAATGTGGCGTCTAATATGACGCGGGAGGCATTCTGCGAAAAAGTGGACCATGTCAAGGACTATATCCATGCGGGTGATATTTTTCAGCTGGTGTTATCTCAGCGTTTTTCTATTGACTATCACGGGACGGCTTTTGCGTTTTATCGTGCGTTGCGTCGCCTGAATCCGTCACCTTTTTTGTTTTATTTTCACTTTGATGACATGGCGGTTGTGGGGGCGAGTCCTGAACTATTGGTGCGTTTGCATCGCTCTGTTGTGACGATACGTCCTGTGGCGGGCACGCGTCCTCGAGGCGCTAATGTGGCGGAGGACGAACGTCTACGCCGTGAATTAGAGCATGACCCTAAAGAATGCGCTGAGCATTTAATGCTCTTAGATTTAGGGCGCAATGATGTGGGGCGTGTTGCTGAGGGCGGGTCTGTCTCAGTCACCGAGCGGATGGTTGTAGAGAAATACTCCCATGTCATGCATATCGTGTCTAATGTTGAGGGGCGTTGCCTTCCCCATTGCCATGCCCTTGATGTTTTGATGGCGGGATTTCCAGCGGGTACCCTGAGCGGTGCGCCTAAGATACGCGCCATGGAGATTATCGACATGATGGAGCCATGCATGCGCGGTTTATATGGTGGCGGTGTGGGATATTTTTCTGCCAATGGCGATTTAGATAGTTGCATTGCCTTACGCACGGCCATCATCAAGGATGGCAAACTCTATATCCAAGCGGGAGGCGGGATTGTGGCGGATAGTCTAGCGCCCAACGAGTATGAAGAGACGCGCAACAAGGCGCGGGCGTTGCTCCATGCGGCCAGAGAGTCCGTTCTCTTCGAAGAGCCATAA
- a CDS encoding DUF2628 domain-containing protein, which translates to MASLFSTLYVLYERTDNTHHDGGHDDRDDDISSDISRDGGQARKSVVVIPCGFSFAAFFFKGFWALWHRMWSVAITLLALSSSVQSLLVWFYLYGGTRAVLLWGSLLWMGYGLVVGLYAHGWRSSFLYEAGYRPVSVRVRSSHHALTSSSVPLS; encoded by the coding sequence ATGGCATCACTCTTTTCGACGCTCTATGTTCTCTATGAACGTACGGATAACACACATCATGACGGCGGGCATGATGACAGAGATGATGACATCAGCAGTGACATAAGCCGTGATGGGGGGCAAGCCCGTAAGTCTGTGGTTGTTATTCCCTGTGGTTTTAGTTTTGCGGCCTTTTTCTTCAAGGGGTTTTGGGCGCTATGGCATAGGATGTGGAGTGTTGCTATCACCTTGTTGGCGTTATCTAGTTCCGTGCAATCGTTGTTGGTGTGGTTTTATCTCTATGGCGGGACAAGGGCTGTCTTATTGTGGGGGTCGTTATTATGGATGGGCTATGGTCTTGTGGTGGGTTTGTATGCCCATGGGTGGCGTTCTTCCTTTTTGTATGAGGCTGGCTATCGTCCTGTTTCTGTGCGTGTGCGCTCGTCCCATCATGCTCTGACGTCTTCTTCTGTTCCCTTGTCTTAG
- the hisF gene encoding imidazole glycerol phosphate synthase subunit HisF has product MLKKRIVPCLDVHGGRVVKGTHFKDLRDAGDPLAQAMRYDREGADELVFLDISATHEERAITRHKVREVASACFMPLTVGGGVRQVEDVRMLLRDGADKVAMNSSAVATPSLIDEASRCFGSQCIVVAIDAKRRHPDKPEEGWDVYTHGGRRPCGLDAHAWACEAARRGCGEILLTSIDRDGSGQGFDIPLLSSISEAVSVPIIASGGAGHPRHVLDAFTLGGVHAALAASIFHFDRWTIHAVKAYMEKRGIPMRMVA; this is encoded by the coding sequence ATGCTTAAGAAGCGTATTGTTCCTTGTTTAGATGTTCATGGGGGCAGGGTTGTCAAAGGCACGCACTTTAAGGATTTGCGTGATGCGGGGGATCCTCTTGCCCAAGCCATGCGTTATGACCGTGAGGGTGCTGACGAGTTGGTGTTTCTTGACATCAGCGCCACGCATGAGGAGAGGGCGATCACGCGCCATAAGGTGCGTGAGGTGGCATCAGCCTGTTTCATGCCTCTGACTGTGGGGGGTGGCGTGCGCCAAGTGGAGGATGTCCGTATGTTATTGCGGGACGGGGCGGATAAAGTGGCCATGAATTCGTCGGCGGTGGCGACTCCTTCTCTTATCGATGAGGCATCGCGTTGTTTTGGCAGTCAATGTATCGTTGTTGCCATCGATGCGAAGCGTCGCCATCCCGACAAGCCAGAGGAGGGGTGGGATGTCTATACCCATGGGGGCAGGCGTCCTTGTGGTTTGGATGCGCATGCGTGGGCCTGTGAGGCGGCGCGGCGTGGTTGTGGCGAGATTCTTCTGACATCTATCGATAGGGATGGGAGCGGACAAGGATTCGACATTCCTCTCTTATCCTCTATCAGTGAGGCGGTGTCTGTTCCCATCATTGCGTCTGGCGGTGCTGGTCATCCGCGCCATGTGCTCGATGCCTTTACGTTGGGTGGTGTGCATGCGGCTCTTGCGGCTTCTATTTTTCATTTCGATAGGTGGACAATTCATGCTGTCAAGGCGTATATGGAAAAGAGAGGTATCCCTATGCGGATGGTGGCATAA